The DNA segment CCATTATCAATTTCAACAGCCGGTATTATTACAACCCCGGTAATTCCAATAATCCTAATGTTTTCTACGATAACATTGGATTGTGGCAATGAGAGCGTTAAACGCTTTTGTGCAGGATTAGGATAGAACTTAAGTTCATTTTTCTGAGGTACCTCCTTCATGCCAGTTATTTTCGGTATATCAATTTCCTTGTGAACAGTATCAGCACACCCGAAAATGTTTTCAGCTACCAAGGAAACAATGTAAGTGGTGTCCTCAGATTTATAATCATGTGCAGGCGACTCTTGTGTGGAAGT comes from the Bacteroidia bacterium genome and includes:
- a CDS encoding T9SS type A sorting domain-containing protein; translation: MTLVKIVNTTLVEFTLTSSTGNLMNVSWNFGDGATSTQESPAHDYKSEDTTYIVSLVAENIFGCADTVHKEIDIPKITGMKEVPQKNELKFYPNPAQKRLTLSLPQSNVIVENIRIIGITGVVIIPAVEIDNGEISLDISHLSEGIYFVELVTQEKTSFRSRFIKY